In Chloroflexia bacterium SDU3-3, one DNA window encodes the following:
- a CDS encoding HAMP domain-containing protein: protein MSVERRSFPAFFPHLGFRLRLSLALGFVALLVIIVAAIAVLDITRLHQETEHAISVDGRLSRLSSQIAIKALQSRRYEKDYLLNVRSRDIDSYLKRWKQSNVELGQAIDDYETVAQSPEDRQRINAWHAQLASYEKGIERVEQQVTSGIIQDEQTARTYFANYQSAISLLSDEVVVQAEKKDQEAQATAVTLGQNYDLAVKRVIGLAAVTTIFALLWCILFPIWLARPMRELSSAVQRVADGDLDTRTGITRRDEFGTLARTFDHMASVIQQNTRDLHAQYSRTEAARAEAVAVRAKLSEQLETIEAQQATIREMSVPILPLNERTLVMPLIGALDSARLLIAQESALRAIEQSRALSLILDITGVPIVDTQVAQGLIRIVQAAQLLGCRVMVVGIRPEVAQSIVGLGVDLGEITTFSSLQNSLDAAFSKSRSRFSAN from the coding sequence GTGTCTGTGGAACGTCGCTCATTTCCTGCCTTCTTCCCACACCTTGGGTTCCGTCTGCGGCTGAGCCTGGCGCTTGGCTTTGTTGCGCTGCTTGTCATCATTGTTGCTGCTATCGCCGTGCTAGATATCACGCGGCTGCATCAGGAAACCGAGCATGCCATCTCGGTGGATGGCCGCCTGAGCCGCCTCTCTAGCCAGATCGCCATCAAGGCGCTCCAGTCGCGCCGCTACGAGAAAGACTACCTGCTAAATGTGCGCAGCCGCGACATCGACAGCTACCTGAAGCGCTGGAAGCAGAGCAATGTCGAGCTTGGGCAGGCCATCGATGACTACGAGACCGTGGCGCAAAGCCCCGAGGATCGCCAGCGGATCAATGCCTGGCACGCCCAGCTCGCCAGCTATGAGAAGGGCATCGAGCGTGTCGAGCAGCAGGTGACCAGCGGCATCATTCAGGATGAGCAGACCGCGCGCACCTATTTTGCCAACTACCAGAGCGCGATCTCGCTGCTGAGCGACGAGGTGGTGGTGCAGGCCGAAAAGAAGGACCAGGAGGCCCAGGCTACCGCCGTGACGTTGGGGCAGAACTACGATCTGGCGGTGAAGCGCGTGATCGGTCTCGCTGCTGTCACCACTATTTTTGCGCTGCTGTGGTGCATCCTGTTTCCAATCTGGCTGGCCCGCCCCATGCGCGAGCTTTCCAGCGCCGTGCAGCGCGTGGCCGACGGCGATCTCGACACCCGCACCGGCATCACCCGCCGCGACGAGTTCGGCACGCTGGCGCGTACCTTCGACCATATGGCATCGGTCATCCAGCAGAACACCCGCGATCTCCACGCCCAGTACTCGCGCACCGAGGCTGCCCGCGCCGAGGCGGTGGCGGTGCGCGCCAAGCTGTCCGAGCAGCTTGAGACCATCGAGGCCCAGCAGGCCACCATCCGCGAGATGAGCGTGCCCATCCTGCCGCTGAACGAGCGCACCCTGGTGATGCCGCTGATCGGCGCGCTCGACTCGGCACGCCTGCTCATCGCCCAGGAGTCCGCGCTGCGCGCGATCGAGCAGTCGCGGGCGCTCTCGCTCATCCTCGACATCACCGGTGTGCCGATCGTCGACACCCAGGTGGCGCAGGGCCTCATCCGGATCGTGCAGGCGGCGCAGCTGCTGGGCTGCCGTGTGATGGTGGTGGGCATTCGCCCCGAGGTGGCGCAGTCGATCGTGGGCCTGGGCGTCGATCTGGGCGAGATCACTACGTTCAGCTCGCTGCAGAACAGCCTGGATGCGGCGTTCTCCAAATCGCGCTCGCGGTTCAGCGCCAACTAG
- a CDS encoding protoheme IX farnesyltransferase gives MQQERTHVRPLVWALAMGLALFSYAAVLVSLLLPAAAATALSGAALAVLGGAVGWQVWWRTAPAGALLGGQAQATWRRQKALAALSLGAVYATLVLGTLAASSGAMWQCPTWPTCAITSDLALLAMVHRSTAALGTILVLALALLVLLGRAGRTSRVAAGAALGLLLAQNGIGLVQVLLAMGGGQLPFATARLLHMGVGALSWAAVVALAVLVVRTPPLRRAKPAPAEAAAKQPSLLADYVSLTKPGVISLLIFTTFAAMFITPRGAPDLWLVVWTMVGGWLMPAGAHAMNCYFDRDIDVLMGRTGRRPIPSGRIPAWHALALGIALGVVAFVILAALVNMTTALLALAGYIYYVVFYTLILKRNTPQNIVIGGGAGAFPPMVGWAATTGEVSMASLLLFMLIFYWTPPHFWALALIRQKDYANAGVPMLPVVAGDEETKKQIALYTVQMVIVSLLLVPVASLGLFYAAAAAGLGGWFFFYIWKLFRNDSTPTRWALYRFSLIYLFLLFVAMMVDRLAFA, from the coding sequence ATGCAACAGGAACGAACGCACGTACGGCCCTTGGTATGGGCGCTGGCCATGGGATTGGCCCTGTTTTCGTATGCCGCAGTGCTCGTCAGCCTTCTGCTGCCCGCCGCAGCCGCCACGGCGCTGAGCGGGGCGGCGCTGGCCGTGCTGGGCGGCGCGGTCGGGTGGCAGGTCTGGTGGCGCACGGCCCCTGCGGGCGCGCTGCTGGGCGGGCAGGCCCAGGCCACCTGGCGCAGGCAGAAGGCGCTAGCCGCGCTGAGCCTGGGCGCGGTCTACGCCACGCTCGTGCTGGGCACGCTCGCGGCTAGCTCGGGCGCGATGTGGCAGTGCCCCACCTGGCCCACCTGCGCGATCACCAGCGATCTGGCGCTGCTGGCCATGGTGCACCGCTCCACCGCGGCGCTGGGCACCATCCTGGTGCTGGCGCTGGCGCTGCTGGTGCTGCTCGGCCGCGCGGGCCGCACGAGCCGCGTGGCGGCGGGGGCCGCGCTGGGCCTGCTGCTGGCCCAGAACGGCATCGGCCTGGTGCAGGTGCTGCTGGCCATGGGTGGCGGACAGCTGCCCTTCGCCACGGCGCGGCTGCTGCACATGGGTGTGGGCGCGCTCTCGTGGGCGGCGGTGGTGGCGCTGGCCGTGCTGGTGGTGCGCACGCCGCCGCTGCGCCGCGCCAAGCCCGCGCCCGCCGAGGCCGCCGCCAAGCAGCCCTCGCTGCTGGCCGACTACGTGAGCCTGACCAAGCCGGGCGTGATCTCGCTGCTGATCTTCACCACCTTCGCCGCGATGTTCATCACCCCGCGCGGCGCACCCGATCTGTGGCTGGTGGTCTGGACCATGGTGGGCGGCTGGCTGATGCCCGCTGGCGCGCACGCCATGAACTGCTACTTCGACCGCGACATCGACGTGCTGATGGGGCGCACGGGCCGACGGCCCATCCCCAGCGGGCGCATCCCGGCCTGGCACGCGCTGGCGCTAGGCATCGCGCTGGGCGTGGTGGCCTTCGTCATCCTGGCCGCGCTCGTGAATATGACCACGGCGCTGCTGGCGCTGGCGGGCTATATCTACTATGTGGTGTTCTACACGCTCATCCTCAAGCGCAACACGCCGCAGAATATCGTGATCGGCGGTGGCGCGGGGGCCTTCCCGCCCATGGTGGGCTGGGCTGCGACCACGGGCGAGGTGTCCATGGCCTCGCTGCTGCTGTTCATGCTGATCTTCTACTGGACGCCGCCGCACTTCTGGGCGCTGGCGCTCATCCGCCAGAAAGACTACGCCAACGCAGGCGTGCCCATGCTGCCGGTGGTGGCGGGCGACGAGGAGACCAAGAAGCAGATCGCGCTCTACACCGTGCAGATGGTGATTGTGAGCCTGCTGCTGGTGCCGGTGGCCTCGCTGGGCCTGTTCTATGCCGCTGCGGCTGCGGGCCTGGGCGGGTGGTTCTTCTTCTACATCTGGAAGCTGTTCCGCAACGACAGTACGCCCACGCGCTGGGCGCTCTACCGCTTCTCGCTGATCTATCTCTTCCTGCTGTTTGTGGCGATGATGGTCGATCGTCTGGCCTTCGCCTAG
- a CDS encoding ABC transporter ATP-binding protein produces the protein MQQLRALVPFAMRYRGRLLLGLLFSICAATTSVTLPQIIRSVVDLLNTRGVVPSELLRFGLIMFGIGIVDTLFRFGQRQTINASSYLVEFDMREALFAKLITLDQRFYGRNHTGDLMTRVTNDLSAVRQFLGPGINSLMSAVLLIVFAGTLLVRTNALLAVIVLLLLPMVSLLFIVIGDRMRRLFRRVQDQFGDLSTRAQENFSGIRTIKAYAQEDAEIETFREANEQYRQLNVRYVLLSGLLWPSIGLILGLVAAIVLFIGGRLVAEGSMSLGDLVLFNTYLGLLSFPMINLGWTVNLFQQASASMTRIGEVLHYHADITTQVDEGTVEIAGAIEFRDVGIRFNYSEAMHSHGEGRPALPAPAAHAERWVLRHISFSVPRGSSLAIVGATGAGKTTLVNLLARVRDPDEGHVLIDGTDVRDLPLEGLRRNIGYVPQDTFLFSVPVRENVMFGRPDAEEDEIERALQISRLSNDIEQFPDGLETMLGERGVTLSGGQKQRTAIARAVLRNPAILVLDDSLSSVDTNTAAQILGGLREVMEGRTSILIAQRIATVKDADQIIVLHDGQIVEQGRHQQLIAQNGRYAAMYRRELLEAEMEDRSPLSDVG, from the coding sequence ATGCAACAGCTTCGAGCGCTTGTCCCCTTTGCGATGCGCTATAGGGGCAGGTTGCTACTGGGCCTGCTCTTCTCGATCTGCGCCGCGACTACATCCGTCACCCTACCACAGATCATCCGCTCGGTCGTCGATCTCCTGAACACCCGCGGGGTTGTCCCCAGCGAGCTGCTCCGCTTCGGCCTGATCATGTTTGGCATCGGCATTGTCGACACACTGTTTCGCTTTGGGCAGCGCCAGACGATCAACGCCAGCTCGTACCTGGTGGAGTTCGACATGCGCGAGGCGCTATTCGCCAAGCTGATCACGCTCGACCAGCGCTTCTACGGGCGCAACCACACCGGCGACCTGATGACGCGCGTCACCAACGATCTCTCGGCGGTGCGCCAGTTCCTGGGGCCTGGGATCAACTCGCTGATGAGCGCGGTGCTGCTGATCGTGTTCGCTGGCACGCTGCTGGTGCGCACCAACGCGCTGCTGGCCGTGATCGTGCTGCTGCTGCTGCCGATGGTGTCGCTGCTCTTCATCGTGATCGGCGACCGCATGCGCCGCCTGTTCCGCCGCGTGCAGGATCAGTTTGGCGATCTCTCCACCCGCGCCCAAGAGAACTTCAGCGGCATCCGCACCATCAAGGCCTACGCCCAGGAGGACGCCGAGATCGAGACGTTCCGCGAGGCCAACGAGCAGTACCGCCAGCTGAACGTGCGCTACGTGCTGCTCTCGGGCCTGCTGTGGCCCTCGATCGGCCTCATCCTGGGGCTGGTGGCGGCGATCGTGCTGTTTATCGGCGGGCGCCTCGTGGCCGAGGGCAGCATGTCGCTGGGCGACCTGGTGCTGTTCAACACCTACCTGGGGCTGCTCTCCTTCCCCATGATCAATCTAGGCTGGACAGTCAACCTCTTCCAGCAGGCATCCGCGTCGATGACGCGCATTGGCGAGGTGCTGCACTACCACGCCGACATCACCACCCAGGTCGATGAGGGCACGGTCGAGATCGCGGGCGCGATCGAGTTCCGCGACGTTGGCATCCGCTTCAACTACAGCGAGGCGATGCACAGTCATGGCGAGGGTAGGCCCGCGCTGCCCGCCCCCGCCGCGCATGCCGAGCGCTGGGTGCTGCGCCACATCTCGTTCAGCGTGCCGCGCGGCAGCTCGCTGGCGATCGTGGGGGCGACTGGCGCTGGCAAGACCACCCTGGTGAACCTGCTGGCCCGCGTGCGCGACCCCGACGAGGGCCACGTGCTGATCGATGGCACCGACGTGCGCGACCTGCCGCTGGAGGGGCTGCGCCGCAACATCGGCTATGTGCCGCAGGACACCTTCCTGTTCAGCGTGCCGGTGCGCGAGAACGTGATGTTTGGCCGCCCCGACGCCGAGGAGGACGAGATCGAGCGCGCCCTGCAGATCTCGCGGCTCTCAAACGACATCGAGCAGTTCCCCGATGGGCTGGAGACCATGCTGGGCGAGCGCGGCGTGACGCTCTCGGGCGGGCAGAAGCAGCGCACCGCCATCGCCCGCGCCGTGCTGCGCAACCCAGCCATCCTGGTGCTAGACGACTCGCTCTCCAGCGTGGACACCAACACGGCGGCCCAGATCCTGGGTGGCCTGCGCGAGGTGATGGAGGGGCGCACCAGCATCCTGATCGCCCAGCGTATCGCCACCGTCAAAGACGCCGACCAGATCATCGTGCTGCACGACGGTCAGATTGTCGAGCAGGGCCGCCACCAGCAGCTGATCGCGCAGAACGGGCGCTACGCCGCCATGTACCGGCGCGAGCTGCTCGAGGCCGAGATGGAGGACAGATCTCCCCTTTCGGATGTCGGGTGA
- a CDS encoding GNAT family N-acetyltransferase — protein sequence MLNIDAAFASFPTLETPRLTLREVRDEDAAPLFRIRSNPLAMRYFGRPMMTQPEQAAERIQRLRANFAEREAVQWAMVLRSSGSFVGMCGCWRIEREHARAELGYELEPAYWGQGLMPEALAAALGFVFGTLGLHSLEAHIHPANTGSRRVLEKSGFVQEGYFRENFYDQIEGRFTDTAVFSLLHADWAARPPAR from the coding sequence ATGCTGAACATCGACGCGGCATTCGCCAGCTTCCCCACGCTGGAGACCCCACGCCTGACCCTGCGCGAGGTGCGCGACGAGGACGCGGCACCGCTGTTCCGCATCCGCAGTAACCCGTTGGCCATGCGCTACTTTGGCAGACCCATGATGACCCAGCCCGAGCAGGCCGCCGAGCGCATCCAGCGGCTGCGCGCCAACTTCGCCGAGCGCGAGGCGGTGCAGTGGGCGATGGTGCTGCGCTCCAGCGGCAGCTTCGTTGGGATGTGCGGGTGCTGGCGGATCGAGCGGGAGCACGCCCGCGCCGAGCTCGGCTACGAGCTAGAGCCGGCCTACTGGGGGCAGGGGCTGATGCCCGAGGCGCTGGCGGCGGCGCTGGGGTTCGTGTTCGGCACGCTGGGCCTGCATAGCCTAGAGGCCCACATCCACCCCGCCAACACCGGCTCGCGCCGCGTGCTGGAGAAGAGCGGCTTCGTGCAGGAGGGCTACTTCCGCGAGAACTTCTACGACCAGATCGAGGGCCGCTTCACCGATACGGCGGTCTTCTCGCTGCTGCACGCCGACTGGGCCGCGCGCCCGCCCGCCCGGTAG
- a CDS encoding SpoIIE family protein phosphatase, which translates to MIELQVAAAKVARHGQAESGDTLEMIERPGGGFSFVLVDGQGSGRGAKSLSNLVVTRAMAQLKDGARDGVAARTAHDYLYTYRMGQEAATLNIVSVDFQSSSILVSRNNPAPFFVLDRHGVRTYGESSQPIGIHPMTKPQIVDIAIKPDLYVVVFTDGLLKAGERFEEDGEIGNFLAGWPVERQLGAEALCEQILARALELDRHAPTDDMTILVLAAIEQPITHSARRLQVSFPLP; encoded by the coding sequence ATGATCGAACTACAGGTCGCGGCTGCCAAGGTGGCCCGCCATGGCCAGGCCGAGAGCGGCGACACGCTTGAGATGATCGAGCGGCCCGGCGGCGGCTTCTCGTTTGTGCTGGTGGATGGGCAGGGCAGCGGTCGCGGCGCGAAATCGCTGAGCAACCTGGTGGTGACACGCGCGATGGCGCAGCTGAAAGATGGCGCGCGCGACGGCGTGGCGGCCCGCACCGCCCACGACTACCTCTACACCTACCGCATGGGCCAGGAGGCGGCTACGCTGAATATTGTGTCGGTGGATTTTCAGTCGAGCAGCATTCTGGTGTCGCGCAACAACCCCGCCCCGTTCTTTGTGCTCGACCGGCATGGCGTGCGCACCTATGGCGAAAGCTCGCAGCCCATCGGCATCCACCCCATGACAAAGCCCCAGATCGTCGATATTGCTATCAAGCCCGATCTGTATGTGGTGGTCTTCACCGATGGCCTGCTGAAGGCGGGCGAGCGGTTTGAGGAAGATGGCGAGATCGGCAACTTTCTGGCGGGCTGGCCGGTGGAAAGGCAGCTGGGCGCCGAGGCGCTGTGCGAGCAGATCCTCGCGCGTGCCCTGGAGCTGGACCGCCACGCGCCGACCGACGACATGACCATCCTGGTGCTGGCCGCGATCGAGCAGCCGATCACGCACTCGGCGCGTCGCCTTCAGGTCTCGTTTCCGCTGCCCTAG
- a CDS encoding GAF domain-containing protein: MLALSPITQPAPAALAALARLLSSERAFESRIADMFGLLRAAVDYGDARLICWNASASGGHRIFTSDDALPQPWDDTLADQTAQQLTVRRVSLAPAAMAAAADSLTIYSAPVVWLGQLHGVVELRSTLPEAFSPAEQAFMAALIPLLAAAIATAPAPQAQALAPRPAELSIRQHRLLDTARAELEDPFTLNELLLHVLRWAMDTTGAEAGMISLVDHDQGELIVQVFEGYPREPFSRDTYGEAKRRWSWSAGLAGKVAREGRALLLRDVSHDPDFIPATPEIRAELAVPIGEPGHAVAVMVLDSPRSAAFGEAELAFVRALAQAAQLPLQRAMGYQHALETSMQLGQVFGSIPSGLALIDGQGKLLRYNPAWLAIWGLDDGDIDAGFHLPWDLVTRLLARLTDPLKLSEFCTTGQANPTDIQQATIMLRDPHQELEVFSVPTRDSLGQLTGRLWVLSDVTREREADRLKSEFISIVSHELRTPLTSILGYTELLLARSFTPAEQKDFIKTVYDQANYLSQIVEDMLGISRIEAGNVRLNQWVVSLRQLISEMIAQLNTHVSSRHRVVIDVPQRLTPAYLDRDRIKQVLVNLVTNAIKYSPKGGEITLRVQEHPKLPPDHPEGSFLLVSVSDQGMGIPSEDLSRIWERFYRVDNSNTRRIGGTGLGLSITKALVELHGGRIWVESKVGVGSTFFFSVPAATEAMAAMREP, translated from the coding sequence ATGCTTGCACTCTCTCCGATAACTCAGCCCGCCCCCGCCGCGCTGGCCGCGCTGGCCCGCCTGCTGTCCAGCGAGCGGGCCTTCGAGTCACGCATCGCTGACATGTTCGGGCTGCTGCGCGCCGCCGTGGACTATGGCGACGCCCGCCTGATCTGCTGGAACGCTAGCGCCAGCGGAGGACACCGCATCTTCACATCCGACGATGCGCTGCCGCAGCCATGGGATGACACTCTCGCCGACCAGACCGCGCAGCAGCTGACGGTGCGCCGGGTCAGCCTCGCGCCCGCCGCCATGGCCGCCGCCGCCGACTCGCTCACGATCTACAGCGCGCCGGTGGTGTGGCTCGGCCAGCTCCACGGCGTGGTAGAGCTGCGCTCGACGCTGCCCGAGGCATTCTCGCCCGCCGAGCAGGCCTTTATGGCCGCGCTTATACCGCTGCTGGCCGCCGCCATCGCCACCGCCCCGGCCCCGCAGGCCCAGGCCCTCGCGCCGCGCCCCGCCGAGCTGAGCATCCGCCAGCATCGGCTGCTCGACACCGCCCGCGCCGAGCTGGAAGACCCCTTCACCCTGAATGAGCTGCTGCTGCACGTGCTGCGCTGGGCCATGGACACCACCGGCGCCGAGGCGGGCATGATCAGCCTGGTCGACCACGACCAGGGCGAGCTGATCGTGCAGGTGTTCGAGGGCTACCCGCGCGAGCCATTCAGCCGCGACACCTACGGCGAGGCCAAGCGCCGCTGGAGCTGGAGCGCCGGGCTGGCCGGCAAGGTGGCCCGCGAGGGCCGCGCCCTGCTGCTGCGCGATGTCTCGCACGACCCCGACTTCATCCCTGCCACGCCCGAGATCCGCGCCGAGCTGGCCGTGCCTATCGGCGAGCCGGGCCACGCCGTGGCCGTGATGGTGCTGGATAGCCCGCGCTCCGCCGCGTTTGGCGAGGCCGAGCTGGCCTTCGTGCGCGCGCTGGCCCAGGCCGCCCAGCTGCCGCTGCAGCGCGCCATGGGCTACCAGCACGCCCTAGAGACCAGCATGCAGCTCGGGCAGGTGTTCGGCAGCATCCCCAGCGGGCTGGCGCTGATCGATGGCCAGGGCAAGCTGCTGCGCTACAACCCCGCCTGGCTCGCGATCTGGGGCCTGGACGATGGCGACATCGACGCAGGCTTCCACCTGCCATGGGATCTGGTCACACGCCTGCTGGCCCGCCTGACCGACCCGCTTAAGCTCAGCGAGTTCTGCACCACCGGGCAGGCCAACCCCACCGACATCCAGCAGGCCACGATCATGCTGCGCGACCCGCATCAGGAGCTGGAGGTGTTCTCGGTGCCCACCCGCGACAGCCTGGGGCAGCTCACCGGGCGGCTGTGGGTGCTCTCCGACGTCACCCGCGAGCGCGAGGCCGACCGGCTGAAGAGCGAGTTCATCTCGATCGTCTCGCACGAGCTGCGCACGCCGCTCACGTCCATCCTCGGCTACACCGAGCTGCTGCTGGCCCGCAGCTTCACCCCCGCCGAGCAGAAGGACTTCATCAAGACGGTCTACGACCAGGCCAACTACCTCTCGCAGATCGTGGAGGACATGCTGGGGATCTCGCGCATCGAGGCAGGCAACGTGCGGCTCAACCAGTGGGTGGTGTCGCTGCGCCAGCTGATCAGCGAGATGATCGCCCAGCTGAACACCCACGTCTCCAGCCGACACCGCGTGGTGATCGACGTGCCGCAGCGCCTGACGCCCGCCTACCTCGACCGCGACCGCATCAAGCAGGTGCTGGTCAACCTCGTCACCAACGCGATCAAGTACTCGCCCAAGGGCGGCGAGATCACGTTGCGCGTGCAGGAGCACCCCAAGCTGCCGCCCGATCACCCCGAGGGCAGCTTCCTGCTGGTCTCGGTAAGCGATCAGGGTATGGGCATCCCCTCCGAGGATCTCTCGCGGATCTGGGAGCGCTTCTACCGTGTGGACAACTCGAACACGCGGCGGATCGGCGGCACCGGGCTGGGCCTCAGCATCACCAAGGCGCTGGTCGAGCTGCACGGCGGGCGGATCTGGGTCGAGAGCAAGGTGGGGGTCGGCAGCACCTTTTTCTTCTCGGTGCCCGCCGCAACCGAGGCGATGGCCGCCATGCGCGAGCCATAG
- a CDS encoding ABC transporter ATP-binding protein, whose product MRRLSVFVRPYWRKIAVVIALLFGAALAELAPPYLVSRAIDGPIAHGDIAGVTPIFALYVGALLLSFACRYAQTYIMQSTGQQVMVDIRMTIFSHIQRMSLSFFDRNPVGRLLTRLTNDVDALNEFISQGMVALLGDGSRLIFIIITMLLINWRLALISFAVLPFVIIATVFFQRVMRSSFRQVRQRLARINAYLNEQITGILVTQLFNREELSRIRFAELSRDYRAAQYRSLMAFSVFFPTVSFLSICASALLLNLGGPVVLAGFATLGTLVAFIQYTDQTFGPIRQIAENYNTLQSAMASSERIFRILDTEEDVRDAEQPQHLAKPVRGEIAFNNVWFSYNAEGAAAAQGDPSAHANWVLRGLSFSIPPGQSVAIVGATGAGKTSLVSLLARFYDIQRGSITLDGVNIRDLPQRELRRHISAVPQDPVCFSGTVASNIRLHDSSISDDQVYRAAQVANAHPFIERLPGGYEFEVRERGSNLSVGQRQLLAFARAIAFNPEVLLILDEATSSVDTETESLIQEGLERLLHGRTSIVIAHRLSTIRHVDRIIVLHKGKIVEDGSHDELLAQQGYYHRLYQLQFAEQAAQRDLSQRETT is encoded by the coding sequence ATGCGCCGCCTGAGCGTGTTCGTGCGGCCCTACTGGCGCAAGATCGCGGTGGTGATCGCGCTGCTGTTTGGCGCGGCCCTGGCCGAGCTGGCCCCGCCCTACCTAGTGAGCCGCGCGATCGACGGCCCGATCGCCCACGGCGACATCGCCGGGGTGACGCCGATCTTCGCGCTCTACGTGGGCGCGCTGCTCCTATCGTTCGCGTGCCGCTACGCCCAGACCTACATCATGCAGTCCACCGGCCAGCAGGTGATGGTGGACATCCGCATGACGATCTTTAGCCACATCCAGCGCATGAGCCTGTCGTTCTTCGACCGCAACCCGGTGGGCCGCCTGCTCACGCGGCTCACCAACGATGTAGATGCGCTGAATGAATTTATCTCGCAGGGCATGGTGGCGCTGCTGGGCGATGGCAGTCGCCTGATCTTCATTATCATCACCATGCTGCTGATCAACTGGCGGCTAGCGCTGATCAGCTTTGCGGTGCTGCCGTTTGTCATCATCGCCACGGTCTTTTTCCAGCGGGTGATGCGCTCGTCGTTCCGCCAGGTGCGCCAGCGGCTTGCCCGCATCAACGCCTACCTGAACGAGCAGATCACGGGCATCCTGGTCACCCAGCTGTTCAACCGCGAGGAGCTGAGCCGCATTCGCTTCGCGGAGCTGAGCCGCGACTACCGCGCCGCGCAGTACCGCTCGCTGATGGCGTTCTCGGTGTTTTTCCCCACCGTCAGCTTCCTGTCGATCTGCGCCAGCGCGCTGCTGCTGAACCTAGGCGGGCCGGTGGTGCTGGCCGGATTCGCCACGCTGGGCACGCTGGTGGCCTTCATCCAGTACACCGACCAGACCTTCGGGCCCATCCGCCAGATCGCCGAGAACTACAACACGCTGCAGAGCGCCATGGCCTCGTCCGAGCGGATCTTCCGCATCCTCGACACCGAGGAGGACGTGCGCGACGCCGAGCAGCCGCAGCACCTGGCCAAGCCGGTGCGCGGCGAGATCGCCTTCAACAACGTGTGGTTCAGCTACAACGCCGAGGGCGCGGCGGCGGCCCAGGGCGACCCCAGCGCACATGCCAATTGGGTGCTGCGCGGCCTGTCGTTCAGCATCCCGCCGGGGCAGTCGGTGGCGATCGTGGGGGCCACGGGCGCGGGCAAAACCTCGCTGGTGAGCCTGCTAGCGCGCTTCTACGACATTCAGCGCGGCAGCATTACGCTGGATGGCGTGAACATCCGCGACCTGCCCCAGCGCGAGCTGCGACGCCACATCTCGGCGGTGCCGCAAGATCCAGTGTGCTTCAGCGGCACGGTGGCATCCAACATCCGCCTGCACGACAGCAGCATCAGCGACGATCAGGTGTACCGCGCCGCCCAGGTCGCCAACGCCCACCCCTTCATCGAGCGCCTGCCCGGCGGCTACGAGTTCGAGGTGCGCGAGCGCGGCTCCAACCTCTCGGTGGGCCAGCGCCAGCTGCTGGCCTTCGCCCGCGCGATCGCCTTCAACCCCGAGGTGCTGCTCATCCTCGACGAGGCCACATCCAGCGTGGACACCGAGACCGAGTCGCTCATCCAGGAGGGGCTGGAGCGGCTGCTGCATGGCCGCACGTCGATCGTGATCGCCCACCGGCTCTCGACCATCCGCCACGTCGACCGCATCATCGTGCTGCACAAGGGCAAGATCGTGGAGGACGGCAGCCACGACGAGCTGCTGGCCCAGCAGGGCTACTACCACCGGCTCTACCAGCTGCAGTTCGCCGAGCAGGCCGCCCAGCGCGACCTCTCGCAGCGCGAGACGACCTAG